The following are encoded together in the Dyella terrae genome:
- a CDS encoding pyridoxal phosphate-dependent decarboxylase family protein, protein MHTHLKNDLAAMDAILDRARELAGAYLDGLDQRPVAASLPRDVSAHVVLPEQGMGALEALEQFHRDYDAMLSGSPGARYFGFVTGGGTPAALAADWLVSTYDQNTQRNGDTCASVIELQAVDMLRQLLDWPSAWTGTCVTGATMANYVGMAMARQWVGHEYGRDVAAEGLHGLPPVPVFAGSAHSSTLKALSMAGMGRHAIHVIPQQDGREALRVDELARLLRERGDQPSIVVASAGTVNTVDFDDLAALAELKRQHRFWLHVDAAFGGVAAASVPRRTLMAGIEAADSVTVDAHKWLNVPYDCAIAYTAHLPLQLEVFQNHSAYLPVPEPIPDHFLHLAPENSRRFRALPLWMTLQAYGRDGYAEMVERNCGAAKRLGELIAGDPRWRLAAPVRLNVVCFAPVDANAAAIARLQKALHADGTAYVSPSSLHGQPILRAAICNWRTTMDDVDRTFEALQRLLP, encoded by the coding sequence ATGCACACGCACCTGAAGAATGACCTCGCCGCGATGGACGCGATCCTCGATCGCGCGCGCGAGCTAGCAGGCGCCTACCTTGATGGACTCGACCAGCGGCCCGTGGCGGCCAGCCTGCCGCGCGACGTGTCCGCGCATGTTGTGCTGCCCGAGCAGGGAATGGGTGCACTCGAAGCGTTGGAACAGTTCCACCGAGACTACGATGCGATGCTCTCGGGTAGCCCAGGAGCGCGGTACTTCGGTTTCGTGACCGGCGGCGGCACGCCTGCGGCGCTCGCGGCCGACTGGTTGGTCAGCACGTACGACCAGAACACGCAGCGCAACGGCGACACCTGCGCGTCAGTGATCGAGTTGCAGGCGGTGGATATGCTGCGGCAGTTGCTCGACTGGCCTTCGGCCTGGACGGGCACCTGCGTGACCGGCGCCACCATGGCCAATTACGTTGGCATGGCGATGGCAAGGCAATGGGTGGGGCACGAGTACGGTCGCGACGTCGCTGCGGAGGGCTTACACGGCCTGCCGCCGGTGCCGGTGTTCGCGGGCAGTGCACATTCGAGCACGCTCAAGGCGTTGAGCATGGCGGGCATGGGTCGCCATGCCATCCATGTGATTCCCCAGCAGGATGGTCGTGAGGCTTTGCGGGTAGATGAGCTCGCACGACTGCTGCGCGAGCGTGGCGACCAGCCGAGCATCGTGGTCGCGAGTGCAGGTACGGTAAATACGGTCGATTTCGATGATCTGGCCGCGTTGGCAGAACTCAAGCGGCAGCATCGTTTCTGGCTGCATGTGGATGCGGCGTTCGGTGGCGTGGCCGCGGCATCAGTGCCTCGGCGTACGCTGATGGCGGGCATCGAAGCGGCGGACTCGGTGACGGTGGATGCGCACAAATGGCTTAACGTGCCTTACGACTGTGCCATTGCCTACACCGCGCACCTGCCGCTGCAGTTGGAAGTCTTTCAGAACCATTCGGCCTACTTGCCCGTGCCTGAGCCGATACCCGATCACTTCCTACACCTTGCGCCGGAGAACTCACGACGCTTCCGCGCGCTTCCCTTGTGGATGACCCTGCAGGCCTACGGCCGCGATGGTTACGCTGAGATGGTCGAGCGCAACTGTGGGGCGGCGAAGCGACTGGGCGAACTGATCGCGGGTGATCCACGCTGGCGCCTGGCGGCACCCGTGCGGCTCAACGTGGTGTGCTTCGCGCCAGTGGATGCAAATGCAGCGGCCATTGCCCGCCTGCAGAAGGCATTGCATGCCGATGGTACGGCTTATGTATCGCCATCGTCCCTGCATGGCCAACCTATCCTGCGCGCAGCGATCTGCAACTGGCGCACGACCATGGACGATGTCGACCGGACGTTTGAAGCGCTGCAGCGGCTGCTGCCCTAA
- the sufC gene encoding Fe-S cluster assembly ATPase SufC: MLKIENLHARVEGKDILKGLTLTVNPGEVHAIMGPNGAGKSTLGNVLSGRDGYEVTEGTVTFNGVDLLALEPEARAAAGVFLAFQYPVEIPGVNNTYFLRAALNAQRKQRGEKELDSMQFLKLVREKLKIMQISDELLHRAVNEGFSGGEKKRNEIFQMAVLEPKLAILDETDSGLDIDALKQVAQGVNALRSAERGFLVITHYQRLLDYIEPDFVHVLADGRIVQSGDKTLALKLEEQGYAWVNDKDPALTGASA; this comes from the coding sequence ATGCTGAAGATCGAGAACCTGCACGCCCGCGTCGAGGGCAAGGACATCCTTAAGGGCCTCACGCTTACCGTGAACCCGGGCGAGGTGCACGCGATCATGGGGCCCAACGGCGCCGGTAAGTCCACCCTGGGTAACGTACTCTCGGGCCGAGACGGTTACGAAGTGACCGAAGGCACGGTGACCTTCAACGGCGTCGATCTGCTCGCGCTGGAGCCGGAAGCGCGCGCCGCCGCCGGTGTGTTCCTGGCCTTCCAGTATCCGGTGGAAATCCCGGGCGTGAACAACACCTACTTCCTGCGCGCCGCGCTCAATGCGCAGCGCAAGCAGCGCGGCGAGAAGGAACTGGACTCCATGCAGTTCCTCAAGCTGGTGCGCGAGAAGCTGAAAATCATGCAGATCTCCGACGAGCTGCTGCACCGCGCGGTGAACGAAGGTTTCTCGGGTGGCGAGAAGAAGCGCAACGAGATTTTCCAGATGGCCGTGCTGGAGCCGAAGCTGGCGATCCTCGACGAAACCGATTCGGGTCTGGACATCGACGCGCTCAAGCAGGTCGCGCAGGGTGTGAATGCACTGCGTTCGGCCGAACGCGGTTTCCTCGTCATCACGCATTACCAGCGCTTGCTCGATTATATCGAGCCGGATTTCGTACACGTGCTGGCCGACGGCCGCATTGTGCAGAGCGGTGACAAGACGCTGGCGCTGAAGCTGGAAGAGCAGGGCTATGCGTGGGTGAACGACAAGGACCCCGCACTGACTGGAGCCTCAGCATGA
- the sufD gene encoding Fe-S cluster assembly protein SufD, with amino-acid sequence MSEPQRTPFVDSLLEAAAQARLPGSGIGWLDAARRENLEAFAAGGLPDTRMEAWKYTALRALGQRRFAPGDAQAATRSIDVKDFALPGVDGPSLVFVNGVFRPDLSRVDPLPEGLSLQPLSQALQSDAEPLRFALSRHYREGGDVFARLNAALAGDGVVLRVAAGIHIKQAVRLLFIGAPAEGPLAWHVRHVIELGEGAELSLVEQHVSSGAQQDLGTQVADIVLRQGAKLRHVTLQDASEGSTLVRHDSIHLDADAHAALYAMELGGSLVRHDLHAVLAGDKSRLDTRGVFTLRGRQHMDTQMSIRHQALNTTSESVWRGVADERSRGVFRGAIVVAAGADGSDASLSSKNLLLSGQAEIDTKPELEIYADEVKAAHGATVGQLDERSLFYLRSRGIPLAEARAMLTAAFCRAVFGGLADDGLREHINTQLMAHLPSA; translated from the coding sequence ATGAGTGAGCCGCAGCGCACGCCCTTCGTCGACTCGCTGCTGGAGGCTGCCGCGCAGGCACGCCTGCCGGGCAGCGGCATCGGCTGGCTGGATGCCGCGCGTCGCGAGAATCTCGAGGCGTTCGCCGCCGGTGGCCTGCCGGACACGCGCATGGAGGCCTGGAAGTACACCGCGCTCCGTGCGCTGGGTCAGCGCCGGTTTGCGCCGGGCGACGCGCAGGCGGCCACGCGTTCCATCGACGTGAAAGATTTTGCCTTGCCCGGTGTCGACGGCCCCTCGCTGGTCTTCGTCAACGGTGTGTTCCGCCCCGATCTGTCGCGCGTCGACCCACTGCCGGAAGGCTTGAGCCTGCAGCCGCTATCGCAGGCACTGCAGAGTGATGCCGAACCGCTGCGCTTCGCCTTGTCACGGCACTATCGCGAGGGCGGTGACGTCTTTGCACGCCTCAACGCGGCGCTGGCCGGCGACGGCGTGGTGTTGCGCGTCGCTGCAGGAATCCACATCAAGCAGGCCGTGCGTCTGCTGTTCATCGGTGCACCGGCTGAAGGCCCGCTGGCATGGCACGTGCGTCATGTGATCGAACTGGGCGAAGGCGCGGAGCTTTCGCTCGTCGAGCAGCATGTGTCGTCCGGCGCACAGCAAGACCTGGGTACGCAGGTGGCCGACATCGTGCTGCGTCAGGGTGCCAAGTTGCGCCATGTGACGTTGCAGGACGCGTCGGAGGGCAGCACGCTGGTGCGCCACGACAGCATTCACCTCGATGCAGATGCGCACGCGGCGCTGTACGCGATGGAACTCGGCGGTTCGCTGGTGCGCCATGACCTGCATGCCGTGCTGGCGGGCGACAAGTCGCGGCTGGATACGCGCGGCGTGTTCACGCTGCGCGGGCGGCAGCACATGGATACGCAGATGTCGATTCGTCACCAGGCGTTGAATACGACGTCCGAATCGGTATGGCGGGGCGTAGCTGACGAGCGTTCGCGCGGCGTATTCCGCGGCGCCATCGTGGTGGCCGCGGGCGCGGATGGCAGCGATGCCAGCCTCAGCAGCAAGAATCTCTTGTTGTCCGGCCAGGCCGAGATCGATACCAAACCCGAGTTGGAAATCTACGCGGATGAAGTGAAGGCTGCGCACGGCGCCACCGTTGGCCAGCTTGACGAGCGTTCGCTGTTTTACCTGCGCTCGCGTGGCATTCCGTTGGCCGAAGCGCGCGCCATGCTCACGGCAGCGTTCTGCCGCGCTGTGTTCGGCGGGCTGGCGGACGATGGGCTGCGCGAACACATCAACACGCAGCTGATGGCACACCTTCCCTCCGCCTGA
- a CDS encoding cysteine desulfurase, producing the protein MNAQTRPSPTVFDVQRVRADFPLLSRTVHDKPLIYFDNANTSQKPLSVIEAVDQHYRLRNANVSRAVHLLGEEATAAYEGSRDKLARFVNATSRNEVILTSGTTQAMNLIAYSYAMPRLKEGDSILTTVMEHHANIVPWQIVASRTGATVKAAPIDDRGELILEKYFEMLTPDVKLACVTHVSNVLGTVNPVREIARECRKRGIPLVVDGSQAVPHRPVDVQAIGCDFYAFTGHKMLSPTGTGALWARKEHLEAMPPFFGGGEMIREVSFSGTTFAAPPHKFEAGTPNIAGFAGVGAAIDYYDSIGFDAIHAWEQQLLAYTTERLRDIPGLRLFGEALDKEPVISFLIEGAQATDLATLLDLQGVAVRSGHHCAHPLMQFFKVPATLRASLAFYNTREEVDAFITALLKVRKLLM; encoded by the coding sequence ATGAACGCACAGACCCGACCGAGCCCCACCGTTTTCGACGTGCAGCGCGTCCGCGCGGACTTCCCGCTGCTGTCGCGCACCGTGCACGACAAGCCGCTGATCTATTTCGACAACGCGAATACGAGCCAGAAGCCGTTGAGCGTGATCGAAGCGGTGGACCAGCACTACCGGTTGCGCAACGCCAACGTGTCGCGCGCCGTGCACTTGCTCGGCGAGGAAGCCACCGCGGCCTACGAAGGTTCCCGCGATAAGCTGGCGCGCTTCGTCAATGCGACGTCGCGCAACGAGGTGATCCTCACCTCGGGCACGACGCAGGCTATGAACCTGATCGCCTACAGCTATGCGATGCCGCGTCTGAAAGAAGGCGACAGCATCCTCACCACGGTGATGGAACATCACGCCAACATCGTGCCGTGGCAGATCGTCGCCTCGCGCACGGGTGCGACCGTGAAGGCCGCACCTATCGACGATCGCGGCGAACTGATCCTCGAGAAATACTTCGAGATGCTCACGCCCGACGTGAAGCTGGCTTGTGTCACGCACGTGTCCAACGTGCTGGGCACGGTCAACCCCGTGCGTGAAATTGCCCGCGAATGCCGCAAGCGCGGCATCCCGCTGGTGGTGGATGGTTCACAGGCTGTGCCGCACCGCCCGGTAGACGTGCAGGCGATCGGTTGCGACTTCTATGCCTTCACCGGTCACAAGATGCTTTCGCCCACCGGCACCGGTGCGTTGTGGGCGCGCAAGGAGCATCTCGAAGCCATGCCGCCGTTCTTCGGCGGCGGTGAGATGATCCGCGAGGTCAGTTTCTCCGGCACCACCTTCGCCGCCCCGCCGCACAAGTTCGAGGCGGGTACGCCGAATATCGCTGGCTTCGCCGGTGTGGGTGCTGCCATCGATTACTACGATTCGATCGGCTTCGACGCCATCCACGCGTGGGAGCAGCAGTTGCTTGCCTACACGACGGAGCGGCTGCGGGATATTCCCGGCCTGCGCCTGTTCGGCGAAGCGCTGGACAAGGAGCCGGTTATTTCCTTCCTGATCGAGGGTGCGCAGGCTACGGATCTCGCTACGCTGTTGGATCTGCAGGGCGTGGCTGTGCGCTCGGGTCACCATTGCGCCCATCCGCTGATGCAGTTCTTCAAAGTGCCAGCCACGCTGCGCGCCTCGCTCGCGTTCTACAACACGCGCGAGGAAGTGGATGCATTCATCACGGCGTTGCTGAAGGTGCGCAAGCTGCTGATGTAA